In a genomic window of Microterricola viridarii:
- the mltG gene encoding endolytic transglycosylase MltG, giving the protein MSSLPPATPDDAGARPSFDEVFSVPGPAEASGLRPRQAKGRRGRRGLGCLVVLVVLAGIVTAGFFLLQGPIQQIIAAASGPEDYQGSGTGEVVVMIHEGDIGSDIATTLHDEGVTKSFDAFYQLLLKQASTHVFQPGAYKLATGMSAQAALDALIDPANKLEQTVVIPEGTVAADVYQLIAEGTSIPLEEVQAAAADVVSFGLPAEATTLEGFLFPATYTFTPGIGAHDALATMVNRQFQALDSAGVAPEDRWKTIVLASLIQKEAGLRDDYYKVSRVFLNRLDPNLWESGLMQSDATVAYGTGNTHRVSTTDAERADAANPYNTYVHPGLPVGPISNPGDLAIDAALHPADGPWLFFVTWNLDTGETIFSSTVDEHDAAVAKWLDWMDEHPEYQ; this is encoded by the coding sequence TTGTCATCACTTCCCCCGGCTACCCCCGACGACGCGGGCGCCAGGCCCTCCTTCGACGAGGTCTTCTCTGTGCCGGGGCCAGCCGAGGCCTCCGGGCTCCGTCCGCGCCAGGCGAAGGGCCGGCGGGGCAGGCGCGGACTCGGCTGCCTGGTCGTGCTCGTGGTGCTCGCCGGTATCGTGACGGCCGGGTTCTTCCTGTTGCAGGGGCCGATCCAGCAGATCATCGCCGCGGCATCCGGGCCGGAGGACTACCAGGGCAGCGGGACCGGCGAGGTCGTCGTCATGATCCATGAGGGCGACATCGGCTCCGACATCGCCACGACGCTGCACGACGAGGGCGTCACGAAGAGCTTCGACGCCTTCTACCAGCTGCTGCTGAAGCAGGCCAGCACCCACGTGTTCCAGCCCGGTGCATACAAGCTCGCCACGGGGATGAGCGCGCAGGCGGCGCTGGACGCGCTCATCGACCCGGCGAACAAGCTCGAGCAGACGGTCGTCATCCCGGAGGGCACCGTCGCCGCCGACGTCTACCAGCTGATCGCAGAGGGCACCTCGATCCCGCTCGAGGAGGTGCAGGCGGCCGCCGCCGACGTTGTCTCCTTCGGCCTGCCGGCCGAGGCGACGACGCTCGAGGGATTCCTGTTCCCCGCGACGTACACCTTCACGCCGGGCATCGGCGCGCACGACGCCCTCGCCACGATGGTGAACCGCCAGTTCCAGGCGCTGGACAGCGCCGGCGTCGCCCCGGAGGACCGCTGGAAAACCATCGTGCTGGCCTCGCTGATCCAGAAGGAGGCAGGCCTCCGCGACGACTACTACAAGGTGTCCCGGGTGTTCCTGAACCGGCTGGACCCGAACCTGTGGGAGAGCGGGCTGATGCAGTCCGACGCGACCGTCGCCTACGGCACCGGCAACACCCACCGGGTCTCCACGACCGACGCCGAGCGCGCCGATGCGGCCAACCCGTACAACACCTACGTGCACCCCGGCCTGCCCGTCGGTCCCATCTCGAACCCCGGCGACCTCGCCATCGACGCGGCGCTGCACCCGGCCGACGGCCCGTGGCTGTTCTTCGTCACCTGGAACCTGGACACCGGCGAGACGATCTTCTCCTCCACCGTCGACGAGCACGACGCCGCCGTCGCCAAGTGGCTGGACTGGATGGACGAGCACCCGGAGTACCAGTGA
- a CDS encoding shikimate dehydrogenase, translating into MSAVPASQPAQNRLAVLGSPIAHSQSPAIHAAAYTALGLDWGYDRVELTEPELAGFLAARGSEWRGFSLTMPLKTEAFALADELDDAARATGAVNTLLLTQSQGGRRLLGFNTDVAGIVNSLAEHGVQQAGSVTILGGGATAGSAILAAAELGAHSVTVAVRTPAKAAGLQRQADAVGVALRIVPLEGAVAAASASDLLLSTLPGGSDTGLVFEPGVIGALPLYDVAYAPWPSALGAQWQAAGGQLMSGLGMLLHQALVQVRIFVSGDPHAPLPDEAGVFRAMVAAVEG; encoded by the coding sequence GTGAGCGCTGTGCCCGCGAGCCAGCCTGCTCAGAACCGGCTCGCCGTGCTCGGCTCGCCGATCGCGCACTCCCAGTCGCCGGCCATCCACGCCGCCGCCTACACGGCCCTCGGGCTGGACTGGGGCTATGACCGGGTGGAGCTGACCGAGCCGGAGCTCGCCGGATTCCTGGCCGCGCGCGGGTCGGAATGGCGCGGCTTCTCGCTCACCATGCCGCTGAAGACCGAGGCGTTCGCCCTCGCCGACGAGCTCGACGACGCGGCGCGCGCGACCGGCGCCGTGAACACCCTGCTGTTGACGCAGTCGCAGGGCGGGCGTCGGCTGCTCGGGTTCAACACCGATGTCGCCGGCATCGTCAACTCGCTCGCCGAACACGGGGTTCAGCAGGCCGGCAGCGTCACCATCCTGGGCGGGGGAGCGACGGCCGGCTCCGCGATCCTCGCCGCCGCCGAGCTCGGCGCCCACAGCGTGACCGTCGCCGTCCGCACCCCGGCCAAGGCGGCCGGCCTGCAGCGGCAGGCCGACGCGGTCGGCGTGGCCCTGCGCATCGTGCCGCTGGAGGGCGCCGTCGCCGCGGCATCCGCCAGCGACCTGCTGCTCAGCACGCTGCCAGGCGGCAGCGACACCGGACTGGTGTTCGAGCCCGGAGTGATCGGCGCCCTGCCGCTCTACGACGTCGCCTACGCGCCCTGGCCGAGCGCGCTCGGCGCGCAGTGGCAGGCGGCAGGCGGCCAGCTGATGTCCGGGCTCGGGATGCTGCTGCACCAGGCCCTCGTGCAGGTGCGCATCTTCGTCTCCGGCGACCCGCACGCCCCGCTGCCGGACGAGGCCGGCGTGTTCCGGGCGATGGTCGCCGCTGTGGAAGGATAG
- the aroC gene encoding chorismate synthase, which yields MLRWLTAGESHGPELIAVIEGLPAGVPIALDDIRADLARRKLGYGRGARMKFEQDELNISGGVRHGQSLGSPVALRIGNSEWPKWKDVMSAEPIDESKLGRGRGAALTRPRPGHADLVGMQKYDFDEARPVLERASARETAARVALGAVARSFLSELGIRLVSHTLSIGPVRVPEGSALPTPDDVDALDADPLRCFDPATSTLMVAEVDDAHKEGDTLGGVVEVLAYGVPPGLGSYVHGDRRLDAQLSSALMGIQAIKGVEVGDGFLTTTRRGSQAHDELFVDGGEIVRASDKAGGIEGGMSTGTLLRVRAGMKPIATVPHSLRTVDVATGEAASAHHQRSDVCAVPAAGVVAEAMVALTLANAMLEKFGGDSIGETRRNLDGYLAAIPSRLATGSASRAVD from the coding sequence ATGCTGCGTTGGCTCACCGCCGGGGAATCCCACGGCCCAGAACTCATTGCCGTGATCGAAGGACTGCCCGCGGGCGTCCCGATCGCGTTGGACGACATCCGTGCCGACCTGGCGCGCCGCAAGCTCGGCTACGGCCGGGGCGCGCGCATGAAGTTCGAGCAGGACGAGCTGAACATCTCCGGCGGTGTGCGCCACGGGCAGAGCCTCGGCAGCCCCGTCGCCCTGCGCATTGGCAACTCCGAGTGGCCGAAGTGGAAAGACGTCATGAGCGCAGAGCCCATCGACGAGTCCAAGCTGGGCCGCGGCCGCGGCGCGGCGCTCACCCGCCCGCGTCCGGGCCACGCCGACCTCGTCGGCATGCAGAAGTACGACTTCGACGAGGCCCGCCCGGTGCTCGAGCGCGCCAGCGCGCGCGAGACCGCCGCCCGCGTCGCCCTCGGCGCCGTCGCCCGCTCCTTCCTCTCCGAGCTCGGCATCCGCCTGGTCAGCCACACCCTCTCCATCGGCCCCGTGCGCGTTCCGGAGGGCAGCGCGCTGCCGACCCCGGATGACGTCGACGCCCTGGACGCCGACCCGCTGCGCTGCTTCGACCCCGCCACGAGCACGCTCATGGTGGCCGAGGTCGACGACGCCCACAAGGAGGGCGACACCCTCGGCGGCGTCGTCGAGGTGCTCGCCTACGGCGTGCCGCCGGGACTCGGCTCCTACGTGCACGGCGACCGGCGCCTGGACGCGCAGCTCTCGAGCGCGCTGATGGGCATCCAGGCGATCAAGGGCGTCGAGGTCGGCGACGGCTTCCTCACCACCACCCGCCGCGGCTCCCAGGCTCACGACGAGCTCTTCGTCGACGGCGGCGAGATCGTGCGCGCCAGCGACAAGGCCGGCGGCATCGAGGGCGGCATGAGCACCGGCACCCTGCTCCGGGTGCGCGCCGGCATGAAGCCCATCGCGACCGTGCCGCACTCGCTGCGCACCGTCGACGTGGCCACCGGCGAGGCGGCATCCGCCCACCACCAGCGCTCCGACGTCTGCGCGGTCCCCGCGGCCGGCGTCGTCGCGGAGGCGATGGTCGCCCTCACCCTGGCCAACGCCATGCTGGAGAAGTTCGGCGGCGACTCAATCGGGGAGACCCGGCGCAACCTGGACGGATACCTGGCCGCCATCCCGAGCCGTCTGGCCACCGGAAGCGCCAGCCGCGCCGTTGACTAG
- a CDS encoding shikimate kinase: protein MLPLVFIGPMAAGKSKIGRLVARGLDVPFRDTDKLVSAVHGPIPEIFAAHGEAEFRRLERVAVRDALAEDAVVALGGGAVLDAATQAELAGHTVVLLTVSREAVGRRLSGGRPLLDSDGDADAAVERWAAIAAARTPIYESLATVTFDTSARPISHIADDIVTWARQRGLGKEREAQRD, encoded by the coding sequence GTGCTGCCGCTCGTCTTCATCGGCCCGATGGCGGCGGGCAAGTCCAAGATCGGGCGCCTCGTCGCCCGCGGGCTCGACGTGCCGTTCCGCGACACCGACAAGCTGGTCAGCGCCGTGCACGGGCCGATCCCGGAGATCTTCGCCGCGCACGGCGAGGCGGAGTTCCGCCGGCTCGAGCGGGTGGCCGTCCGCGACGCGCTGGCCGAGGACGCCGTCGTCGCGCTCGGCGGGGGAGCCGTGCTGGATGCCGCGACCCAGGCCGAGCTGGCCGGGCACACCGTCGTGCTGCTGACCGTCAGCCGCGAGGCCGTCGGCCGCCGGCTCTCCGGCGGGAGGCCGCTCCTCGACAGTGACGGCGATGCGGACGCGGCCGTGGAGCGCTGGGCGGCGATCGCCGCGGCGCGCACGCCCATCTACGAGTCGCTGGCGACCGTGACATTTGACACCTCCGCTCGGCCGATCTCGCACATCGCCGATGACATCGTGACCTGGGCGCGGCAGCGCGGCCTGGGCAAGGAAAGAGAAGCACAGCGTGACTGA
- the aroB gene encoding 3-dehydroquinate synthase encodes MTESTTTIRVGGEAPYDVLVGHDILDGIAAHLGTKTSKVLIVHSATVAAKAAALREKLAEHYQVLLAEIPDAETGKRMEVAAFCWQVMGQADFTRSDAVIGFGGGAVTDVAGFVASTWLRGVTLVQVPTSVAGMVDAAIGGKNGINTNEGKNLVGTFYEPSAVFCDLDTLDTLPHNEVLAGFAEVVKAGFIYYPEILDIIEADVARVTDVATPEFRRVLELSIDMKSRVVAEDLRENGLREILNYGHTLGHAIEHAERYQWRHGAAVAVGMVFAAELGRLTGALSDEIVDRHRSILSSLSLPITYPVGRWNTLLATMQRDKKARGAMMRFIVLDDLARPTVLQGPDTSLLFAAYQEVGN; translated from the coding sequence GTGACTGAATCGACCACCACCATCCGCGTCGGCGGCGAAGCGCCATACGACGTGCTCGTCGGCCACGACATCCTGGACGGCATCGCCGCCCACCTCGGCACGAAGACCAGCAAGGTGCTCATCGTGCACAGCGCCACGGTCGCCGCCAAAGCCGCAGCGCTGCGCGAGAAGCTCGCCGAGCACTACCAGGTGCTCCTGGCCGAGATCCCGGATGCCGAGACGGGCAAGCGCATGGAGGTCGCCGCCTTCTGCTGGCAGGTCATGGGTCAGGCCGACTTCACCCGCAGCGACGCCGTCATCGGCTTCGGCGGCGGGGCCGTCACCGATGTCGCCGGATTCGTTGCCTCCACCTGGCTGCGCGGCGTCACGCTCGTGCAGGTGCCGACATCCGTCGCCGGAATGGTCGATGCGGCCATCGGCGGCAAGAACGGCATCAACACCAACGAGGGCAAGAACCTGGTCGGCACCTTCTACGAGCCGAGCGCCGTGTTCTGCGACTTGGACACCCTGGACACGCTGCCGCACAACGAGGTGCTCGCCGGGTTCGCCGAGGTCGTCAAGGCCGGCTTCATCTACTACCCGGAGATCCTGGACATCATCGAGGCCGACGTGGCGCGCGTCACCGATGTGGCCACGCCGGAGTTCCGCCGGGTGCTGGAGCTCTCCATCGACATGAAGAGCCGCGTCGTCGCCGAGGACCTGCGCGAGAACGGGCTGCGCGAGATCCTCAACTACGGCCACACCCTCGGCCACGCCATCGAGCACGCGGAGCGCTACCAGTGGCGCCACGGCGCGGCGGTCGCCGTCGGCATGGTCTTCGCCGCCGAGCTCGGCCGCCTGACCGGGGCTCTGAGCGACGAGATCGTCGACAGGCACCGCAGCATCCTCTCCTCGCTCTCGCTGCCGATCACCTACCCGGTCGGACGCTGGAACACGCTCCTGGCCACCATGCAGCGCGACAAGAAGGCGCGCGGTGCGATGATGCGCTTCATCGTGCTGGACGACCTGGCCCGCCCCACCGTGCTGCAGGGGCCGGACACCAGCCTGCTCTTCGCCGCCTATCAGGAGGTCGGCAACTAG
- a CDS encoding type II 3-dehydroquinate dehydratase → MNHKPVTRILVLNGPNLGRLGSREPEVYGSGNLADLEALLVESVPPGIEIDLRQTNDEGELIDWLHEAVDSATPVVLNPAAFTHYSYGLRDAAALVTKAGLPLIEVHISNPHTREEFRHDSVISGVATGVIAGFGFDSYRLGVDQILRARS, encoded by the coding sequence ATGAACCACAAGCCCGTCACCCGCATCCTCGTGCTCAACGGCCCCAACCTCGGCCGTCTCGGCTCCCGCGAGCCGGAGGTGTACGGCTCCGGCAACCTCGCCGACCTGGAGGCGCTCCTCGTCGAGTCGGTGCCGCCCGGCATTGAGATCGACCTGCGCCAGACCAACGACGAGGGCGAGCTCATCGACTGGCTGCACGAGGCGGTCGATTCCGCCACGCCCGTCGTGCTGAACCCGGCCGCGTTCACCCACTACAGCTACGGGCTGCGGGATGCCGCCGCACTCGTCACCAAGGCCGGGCTGCCCCTCATCGAGGTGCACATCAGCAACCCGCACACGCGGGAGGAGTTCCGCCACGACAGCGTCATCAGCGGCGTGGCCACCGGCGTCATCGCCGGCTTCGGCTTCGACTCCTACCGGCTCGGCGTCGACCAGATCTTGCGCGCACGCTCCTAG
- the efp gene encoding elongation factor P, whose protein sequence is MASTADIKNGVVLNIDGQLWTIIEFQHVKPGKGGAFVRTKMKNVVTGKTVDKTFNAGAKIETENVDRRDFQYLYADGESYVFMDVTDYDQLHVPAAVVGDAVNFMLENQNVTLGLHNGNPLFIELPASVTLLITHTDPGLQGDRSTGGTKPATVETGYEIQVPLFLETGTKVKVDTRTGDYLGRVND, encoded by the coding sequence ATGGCTTCTACCGCTGACATCAAGAATGGCGTCGTTCTCAACATCGACGGCCAGCTCTGGACCATCATCGAGTTCCAGCACGTCAAGCCGGGCAAGGGTGGCGCCTTCGTGCGCACCAAGATGAAGAACGTCGTCACCGGCAAGACCGTGGACAAGACCTTCAACGCCGGCGCCAAGATCGAGACCGAGAACGTCGACCGCCGCGACTTCCAGTACCTCTACGCCGACGGCGAGTCCTACGTGTTCATGGACGTCACCGACTACGACCAGCTGCACGTTCCGGCCGCCGTCGTGGGCGACGCCGTCAACTTCATGCTGGAGAACCAGAACGTCACCCTTGGCCTGCACAACGGCAACCCGCTCTTCATCGAGCTGCCGGCATCCGTCACCCTGCTCATCACCCACACGGACCCGGGCCTGCAGGGCGACCGCTCGACCGGCGGCACCAAGCCGGCCACCGTCGAGACCGGTTACGAGATCCAGGTGCCGCTGTTCCTCGAGACCGGCACCAAGGTCAAGGTCGACACCCGCACGGGTGACTACCTCGGCCGCGTCAACGACTAA
- the nusB gene encoding transcription antitermination factor NusB — MSARTKARKRALDILYSADMRQISLDDAIAAEAARAVSEPDRAASWLYAREIVDGIVDNRAEIDELIETYAVGWTLHRMPAIDRALLRIGIWEIIFNDEVPDAVAISEAVEAATVLSTDDSAGFINGLLAKISQVKPAGSAR; from the coding sequence ATGAGCGCACGCACGAAGGCGCGCAAGCGCGCCCTGGACATCCTCTACTCCGCCGACATGCGGCAGATCTCGCTCGATGACGCCATCGCCGCCGAGGCGGCCCGCGCCGTCAGCGAGCCGGACCGCGCGGCCAGCTGGCTCTACGCCCGGGAGATCGTCGACGGCATCGTCGACAACCGGGCCGAGATCGACGAGCTCATCGAGACGTACGCCGTCGGCTGGACGCTGCACCGGATGCCGGCCATCGACCGGGCCCTGCTCCGCATCGGCATCTGGGAGATCATATTCAACGACGAGGTGCCGGATGCCGTCGCCATCTCGGAGGCCGTCGAGGCGGCCACCGTGCTCTCCACCGACGACTCCGCCGGTTTCATCAACGGCCTGCTGGCCAAGATCTCGCAGGTGAAGCCCGCCGGCTCGGCACGCTGA
- a CDS encoding SDR family NAD(P)-dependent oxidoreductase: protein MGNFTGKTALVTGGGSGLGEAISKDLAREGANVVVADISLEGAQRVADEITAAGGSAAAFQANTAVAEDSKKSVDFAVETFGALHYAVNNAGIGGASAPVGDVDLDDWDRVIAINLSGVLYGMRYQIPAILAAGAAEGAIVNMASIHGSVAVPGNAAYTAAKHGVVGLTKNAAVEYGAQGLRVNAIGPGYIQTPLLEHAPEAVLNGLKQKHALGRLGRAEEVANLATFLLSDKASFMTGSYVLIDGGYTAV, encoded by the coding sequence ATGGGCAACTTCACGGGCAAGACCGCACTCGTCACGGGCGGCGGCTCCGGCCTCGGCGAGGCCATCAGCAAGGACCTGGCACGCGAGGGCGCCAACGTCGTCGTGGCCGACATCTCGCTGGAGGGCGCGCAGCGCGTCGCCGACGAGATCACCGCCGCCGGCGGCTCCGCCGCGGCATTCCAGGCGAACACCGCCGTCGCAGAGGACAGCAAGAAGTCGGTCGACTTCGCGGTCGAGACCTTCGGCGCCCTGCACTACGCCGTGAACAACGCCGGCATCGGCGGCGCCAGCGCCCCCGTCGGCGATGTCGACCTGGACGACTGGGACCGGGTCATCGCCATCAACCTCAGCGGCGTGCTCTACGGCATGCGCTACCAGATCCCGGCCATCCTCGCGGCCGGTGCAGCGGAGGGCGCGATCGTGAACATGGCCTCCATCCACGGCTCCGTCGCCGTCCCGGGCAACGCCGCGTACACGGCAGCCAAGCACGGCGTCGTCGGCCTGACCAAGAACGCGGCGGTCGAGTACGGCGCTCAGGGCCTGCGCGTCAACGCGATCGGGCCCGGCTACATCCAGACCCCGCTGCTCGAGCACGCCCCGGAGGCCGTGCTGAACGGCCTCAAGCAGAAGCACGCGCTCGGCCGGCTCGGCCGGGCAGAGGAGGTCGCCAACCTCGCGACCTTCCTGCTCTCTGACAAGGCCAGCTTCATGACCGGCTCCTACGTGCTGATCGACGGCGGCTACACGGCCGTCTAG
- a CDS encoding MFS transporter → MTQAPSQQRRRLVDLAPLRVPAFGRLWVGGAIAGIGAQMTIVAVGLQIFDMTHSTLAVGLVGGIALLPMIIAGLWGGVLADAFDRRTVLIVSSIVAWLGTLSLLGLSLADTLTRGTDAAVPLWPFYLATTIATVAATISGATRAAVIPRILPADLISRAAALNGISIGVQLTLGPALAGVLVATLGFPVTFAVDAVLFTAGFLGIVMLPRLPAEKSATRAGLRSLLDGIDFLRQAPNIRSSFIVDIVAMTFGRPFALLPAVAALAVGGGAVTVGVLTAAAALGTFLTSLFSGPVAHVHRYGVAIARSIMVYGGCVAVLGLVVGAMQTGWFGTVGADFGAVNVPALVLAALAMAGMGASDEVSAIFRSTMMLTATPDAMQGRLQGIFTVVVTGGPRIGDLYVGILATAVGLWFPPLLGGVLIIALIALIMRAQPSFRNYDARNPQP, encoded by the coding sequence GTGACCCAAGCCCCCTCCCAGCAACGCCGCCGACTCGTCGACCTCGCCCCCCTGCGAGTTCCCGCCTTCGGCCGGCTCTGGGTCGGCGGGGCCATCGCCGGCATCGGCGCACAGATGACGATCGTCGCCGTCGGGCTGCAGATCTTCGACATGACGCACTCCACGCTCGCCGTCGGCCTGGTCGGCGGCATCGCCCTGCTGCCGATGATCATCGCCGGACTCTGGGGCGGAGTGCTGGCGGATGCCTTCGACCGGCGCACGGTGCTGATCGTCAGCTCGATCGTCGCCTGGCTCGGCACGCTCAGCCTGCTCGGCCTCTCCCTCGCCGACACGCTCACCCGCGGCACGGACGCGGCCGTCCCGCTCTGGCCGTTCTACCTGGCCACGACGATCGCCACCGTCGCCGCCACCATCAGCGGGGCCACCCGCGCCGCCGTCATCCCGCGCATCCTCCCGGCCGACCTCATCTCGCGGGCGGCCGCCCTGAACGGCATCAGCATCGGCGTGCAGCTCACCCTCGGCCCGGCGCTGGCCGGCGTGCTCGTGGCCACGCTCGGCTTCCCGGTGACCTTCGCGGTGGACGCCGTGCTGTTCACCGCCGGGTTCCTCGGCATCGTGATGCTGCCGCGGCTGCCCGCGGAGAAGTCGGCGACGCGGGCTGGCCTGCGCTCGCTCCTCGACGGCATCGACTTCCTCCGCCAGGCGCCCAACATTCGCAGCAGCTTCATCGTCGACATCGTCGCGATGACGTTCGGCCGGCCCTTCGCCCTGCTGCCGGCCGTGGCGGCGCTCGCCGTCGGCGGCGGGGCCGTGACCGTGGGCGTGCTGACCGCGGCGGCCGCGCTCGGCACCTTCCTGACCAGCCTGTTCAGCGGGCCCGTCGCGCACGTGCACCGCTACGGCGTCGCCATCGCCCGCTCGATCATGGTTTACGGCGGCTGCGTGGCCGTGCTCGGCCTCGTCGTCGGTGCCATGCAGACGGGCTGGTTCGGCACCGTCGGCGCGGACTTCGGCGCCGTCAATGTGCCGGCCCTCGTGCTGGCCGCGCTCGCCATGGCCGGCATGGGTGCCTCCGACGAGGTGAGCGCCATCTTCCGCAGCACCATGATGCTGACGGCAACCCCGGACGCGATGCAGGGCCGCCTGCAGGGCATCTTCACCGTCGTCGTCACCGGCGGGCCGCGCATCGGCGACCTCTACGTGGGCATCCTGGCGACGGCGGTCGGGCTCTGGTTCCCGCCCCTGCTCGGCGGCGTGCTGATCATCGCGCTCATCGCCCTGATCATGCGCGCCCAGCCGTCCTTCCGGAACTACGACGCCCGCAACCCGCAGCCGTAG
- a CDS encoding APC family permease, whose amino-acid sequence MADTNAPVQQAPEPEHHHELQADGVTAAGSIVMAVAGSAPAYSIAATTATLVAVAGLASPAALLWCALPMLGIAWAFAYLGRADVNAGAAYSWVGRALHPILGFLSGWALVISATIFMVAGALPAGVMTVALFSPENSDNVPLVTAIGAVWFLVMAACVLLGVRITARAQWIMSSVEVAILVVFAIAAIVTAATGAHAGPSFSWSWLGFEHFSGTGAFVAAALIAAFYYWGWDVAANLSEETKNGRKASGIGGIVGVIIVFLLFEIFTIATLVILPAETIEANSGNVLNVLGEAIWPGPGGKILIIAVMLSTIATLETTLIQVTRTLFAMGRDHTIPAAFGHSHPKWRTPAFATLVVTGVSLVLFIGSNFLGSVGEILNNAISSIGLQIAFYYALAGIAVVVAYRRIIFSSVKNFIFIGLWPGLGALFMVWIFFVSIPSLETIVIIIGLGSLALGIVPIIVFWRKGAAYFSRRPLELPDELDASAPEDVDTAPPR is encoded by the coding sequence ATGGCTGACACCAACGCGCCCGTGCAGCAGGCTCCGGAGCCGGAGCACCACCACGAGCTCCAGGCCGACGGGGTCACCGCGGCCGGCTCGATCGTGATGGCCGTCGCCGGCAGCGCCCCGGCCTACTCCATCGCCGCCACAACGGCGACGCTCGTGGCCGTGGCCGGCCTCGCCAGCCCGGCCGCGCTGCTCTGGTGCGCCCTGCCGATGCTCGGCATCGCCTGGGCCTTCGCCTACCTCGGCAGGGCTGACGTCAACGCCGGCGCCGCCTACTCCTGGGTGGGGCGCGCCCTGCACCCGATCCTCGGGTTCCTCTCCGGCTGGGCGCTCGTCATCTCCGCCACGATCTTCATGGTCGCCGGCGCGCTGCCGGCCGGCGTGATGACGGTGGCGCTGTTCAGCCCAGAGAACTCCGACAACGTGCCGCTGGTGACCGCCATCGGCGCCGTCTGGTTCCTGGTGATGGCGGCGTGCGTGCTGCTCGGCGTGCGCATCACGGCCCGCGCCCAGTGGATCATGTCGAGCGTGGAGGTCGCCATCCTGGTGGTCTTCGCCATCGCGGCGATCGTGACCGCGGCGACGGGCGCCCACGCCGGCCCCTCCTTCTCGTGGAGCTGGCTCGGCTTCGAGCACTTCAGCGGTACCGGCGCGTTCGTGGCCGCCGCGCTCATCGCCGCCTTCTATTACTGGGGCTGGGATGTCGCGGCCAACCTGAGCGAGGAGACGAAGAACGGGCGAAAGGCCTCCGGCATCGGCGGCATCGTCGGGGTGATCATCGTGTTCCTGCTGTTCGAGATCTTCACCATCGCGACCCTCGTCATCCTGCCCGCCGAGACGATCGAGGCCAACAGCGGCAACGTGCTCAACGTGCTCGGCGAGGCGATCTGGCCGGGGCCGGGCGGCAAGATCCTCATCATCGCCGTGATGCTCTCCACGATCGCCACCCTGGAGACGACGCTGATCCAGGTGACCCGCACCCTCTTCGCGATGGGCCGCGACCACACGATCCCCGCCGCGTTCGGCCACTCCCACCCGAAGTGGCGCACGCCCGCCTTCGCGACGCTCGTCGTCACCGGCGTCTCGCTCGTGCTGTTCATCGGCTCCAACTTCCTCGGCAGCGTCGGCGAGATCCTGAACAACGCGATCAGCTCGATCGGGCTGCAGATCGCCTTCTACTACGCCCTGGCCGGGATCGCCGTCGTCGTCGCGTACCGCCGGATCATCTTCAGCTCGGTGAAGAACTTCATCTTCATCGGCCTGTGGCCGGGCCTCGGTGCCCTGTTCATGGTGTGGATCTTCTTCGTCTCGATCCCGTCGCTGGAGACGATCGTGATCATCATCGGCCTCGGCAGCCTGGCCCTCGGCATCGTGCCGATCATCGTGTTCTGGAGGAAGGGCGCGGCCTACTTCAGCCGGCGCCCGCTGGAGCTGCCCGACGAGCTCGACGCCTCCGCGCCGGAAGACGTCGACACGGCCCCGCCCCGCTAG